In Erigeron canadensis isolate Cc75 chromosome 7, C_canadensis_v1, whole genome shotgun sequence, one DNA window encodes the following:
- the LOC122608042 gene encoding heat stress transcription factor B-4-like — translation MTMLLDHNSCEGGILLSLDSHKAVPAPFLTKTYQLVDDPATDHIVSWGEDESTFVVWRPPEFARDLLPNYFKHNNFSSFVRQLNTYGFRKIVPDRWEFANEYFKKGEKHLLCEIHRRKTSQPQLPLHHHHHHQHPFTNAGGGGGNGYFTYPTTRSISPPDSDDHLYSDNSPPLCSPTTTASTGMLGVFQNNHNNVRTNNNSVTALSEDNERLRRSNNMLMSELQHMRKLYNDIIYFVQNHVKPVSPSNTYMNGQLLMQKQFQPQQGSSYVNVGCTNNPPILRPQQHNVNVVDTDNVNVTRTKLFGVPLLSKKRLHPEYGSNNSSTTMVENHRPRLVLENDDLGLNLMPPSPC, via the exons ATGACTATGTTGTTGGATCATAACTCATGTGAAGGAGGGATACTATTGTCATTAGATTCACATAAAGCTGTTCCTgcaccatttttaacaaaaacttacCAACTTGTTGATGATCCAGCGACTGATCATATTGTTTCATGGGGTGAAGATGAGTCTACTTTTGTTGTTTGGCGACCACCTGAGTTTGCTCGTGATTTGCTTCCTAATTACTTTAAACACAACAATTTTTCTTCCTTTGTTCGCCAGCTTAACACTTAT ggttttaggaaAATAGTACCGGATAGATGGGAGTTTGCAAATGAGTATTtcaaaaaaggagaaaaacaTCTACTATGTGAAATCCACCGCCGGAAAACCTCACAACCACAACTACCacttcatcaccaccaccatcaccaacaTCCCTTCACCAATgccggcggcggcggtggcaaTGGTTATTTCACATACCCAACAACAAGAAGTATCTCTCCACCGGATTCCGATGACCACTTATACTCCGACAACTCACCACCGCTTTGTTCACCGACAACCACCGCATCCACGGGTATGCTTGGAGTTTTTcaaaacaatcataacaatgtGAGAACAAATAATAACTCCGTAACCGCGTTATCAGAAGATAACGAACGGTTACGGAGAAGTAATAATATGTTGATGTCAGAACTTCAACATATGagaaaattatataatgatataatttattttgttcaaaatcatGTGAAGCCAGTTTCACCAAGTAATACATATATGAATGGACAACTACTAATGCAAAAACAATTTCAACCTCAACAAGGGTCTAGTTATGTCAATGTGGGTTGTACAAACAACCCACCAATACTTAGACCCCAACAACATAACGTTAACGTTGTCGATACTGACAACGTTAACGTAACAAGAACGAAGCTTTTTGGAGTACCATTATTGTCAAAGAAGAGATTGCATCCGGAATATGGAAGTAACAATAGTAGTACTACAATGGTGGAGAATCATAGACCAAGGTTGGTTCTTGAGAATGATGATTTAGGGTTAAATCTTATGCCTCCTTCCCCAtgttaa
- the LOC122608331 gene encoding uncharacterized protein LOC122608331: MLVLLYICINSMESSFSLYSSSQENILMNWSSGGSYSGRDPDSNKSTTVGIRNGGPYIKVETTEAIKEYIDGEIQDIYSARSSFSSTSKGKEWENRKSKTEILLRKSDRRRPASLDMNNQGINGASLSPRLGVGIKGAASVRRSGMLTSPGTPTYRSSGVGIQKGWSSERVPLHTNANRFTLMANSNSGRTLPSKWEDAERWIISPVAGEGALKSLVQEPQRPVKSKSGPLGPPGSVYYSMYSPAVPGFDGGNVRSVVTELPFSARINGDNSSWIQYGEGHESNGRFASLVDHGMARSVSLHGSSESLCQSMFRINQDDKVGGSMDAATNISRDISRRDMATQMSPETSPLSSPRRTTSSSLSTTILSVDLQHVRYPKADMRDVQVDDQVTLSRVSKENRAQVPGRGSDIMDDWIKGSDVRPADLEFSEMKKSLSKVKREEAKITAWENLQKAKAEEAIRKLEMKLEKKRSSSMDRIMQKLRSSQKKAHEMRESVLSTKSQEGATSSQKAISVIKIRHIRSLTGCFTCPAF, from the exons ATGCTAGttctgttatatatatgtattaattctATGGAGTCAAGCTTTAGTCTTTACTCTTCTTCCCAAGAAAATATACTTATG AATTGGTCAAGTGGTGGTTCATATTCAGGTAGAGATCCAGATTCAAACAAGAGTACTACTGTAGGTATAAGAAATGGAGGTCCCTACATAAAGGTGGAAACAACAGaag CTATAAAAGAATACATTGATGGAGAGATTCAAGATATATATTCAGCAAGAAGCTCATTTTCAAGTACTAGTAAAGGTAAAG aatgGGAAAATCGAAAATCAAAAACTGAAATACTACTAAGGAAGTCTGATCGGAGAAGACCCGCGTCATTGGATATGAACAATCAAGGGATAAATGGGGCTAGCTTGTCCCCGAGATTAGGTGTAGGGATAAAAGGGGCGGCGTCAGTTAGGAGAAGCGGAATGTTAACAAGCCCAGGAACGCCTACTTATCGTTCCAGTGGAGTTGGAATTCAGAAAGGTTGGAGTTCTGAACGTGTGCCTTTGCATACGAATGCCAATCGGTTTACATTGATGGCGAATAGTAATAGTGGAAGGACATTGCCTTCGAAATGGGAAGATGCTGAGAGGTGGATAATTAGTCCAGTTGCAGGGGAGGGGGCTTTGAAGTCTTTGGTTCAAGAGCCACAAAGGCCGGTTAAGTCTAAGAGTGGCCCACTTGGGCCGCCTGGCTCTGTATACTACTCCATGTATTCTCCTGCGGTTCCTGGCTTTGATGGAGGGAATGTGAGAAGTGTTGTTACTGAATTGCCGTTTTCTGCCAGAATAAATGGTGATAATAGTTCATGGATTCAATATGGAGAAGGCCATGAAAGCAATGGGAGATTCGCTTCCCTGGTGGATCATGGTATGGCAAGATCAGTCAGCTTACATGGCTCTTCCGAGTCACTGTGTCAGTCCATGTTTCGGATTAATCAAG ATGATAAAGTTGGCGGTTCAATGGATGCTGCCACCAACATATCTCGTGATATATCAAGAAGGGATATGGCAACCCAAATGAGCCCTGAGACTAGTCCTCTATCATCTCCAAGGAGAACAACCTCTAGCTCATTGTCGACTACTATCCTTTCCGTAGATTTGCAACATGTTCGTTATCCTAAAGCAGATATGAGAGACGTGCAGGTAGATGATCAGGTCACGCTGAGTCGAGTCTCTAAGGAAAATAGAGCTCAGGTTCCAGGCAGGGGATCGGACATCATGGATGACTGGATAAAAGGGTCAGATGTTCGACCTGCTGATTTGGAATTTTCGGAGATGAAAAAGAGCCTTTCAAA GGTTAAGAGGGAGGAAGCTAAAATTACCGCATGGGAAAACCTGCAGAAGGCAAAAGCAGAAGAAGCAATAAGGAAACTAGAG ATGAAATTGGAAAAGAAGAGATCGTCATCAATGGATAGGATTATGCAAAAACTCAGATCATCTCAGAAGAAGGCCCATGAAATGAGAGAATCAGTATTATCTACCAAGTCCCAAGAAGGTGCTACATCTTCACAAAAGGCCATCTCAGTCATCAAAATTCGCCACATACGTTCCTTAACTGGCTGCTTTACCTGCCCTGCATTTTGA
- the LOC122608509 gene encoding triacylglycerol lipase OBL1-like, with the protein MATDEDFCKNFLVVHAKEASLYDIACVLICSTNSLNNRNFYNEKCDGMEEIESTREKLSQRWLIFASLLAQKILIWANKPMAQFGLFIETWLNLLSCNGGLFGLLMNRIRGKVVKPESPEKFMSFIGELDKRLKLDASIETGDGRYNSSLAMMAAKLSYESKEFVEAAIQDQLKMDFIDFYEFWNDYQDKFTTYATMFQDSTSDPNLIVVAFRGTGPFNASDWMTDVDISWYELEDITQTKTIGRIHGGFMKALGLQKGKGWPSEPEPPQDQTVEHPFAYYKIREKLKELLERNPNAKFIVTGHSLGGALAILFAGVLGLHEETWLLKRLEGVYTFGQPRVGDESFGRYMMKIIKDHNVRYFRYVYGNDMVPRLPYDDRSLFFKHFGPSLYFNSFYNGKVMEEEPNKNYFSLVWVIPKYLNAFWEIIRSFILPYWKGKEYKENHIERFFRMVGLIIPGLAAHGPKDYIDVTRLGTDLVPTMLNMTNDGQAVQKKD; encoded by the exons ATGGCAACTGATGAAGATTTCTGTAAAAATTTCTTGGTGGTTCATGCCAAAGAAGCAAGTCTCTATGATATTGCTTGTGTTTTGATATGTTCAACTAATTCTCTAAACAATAGAAACTTTTACAATGAAAAATGTGATGGTATGGAGGAGATCGAGTCAACCCGTGAGAAGCTTTCGCAACGATGGCTCATTTTCGCCTCTTTACTTGCACAAAAAATTCTTATTTGGGCAAATAAACCAATGGCTCAATTCGGGTTGTTTATCGAGACATGGTTGAATCTTTTATCATGCAATGGTGGCCTTTTTGGACTTCTAATGAATCGTATACGAG GAAAGGTGGTGAAACCCGAGTCACCGGAAAAGTTTATGTCGTTTATCGGTGAACTTGACAAGAGGTTGAAACTCGATGCAAGTATTGAAACAGGCGATGGTAGATATAACTCGTCGCTAGCCATGATGGCTGCAAAATTGTCTTATGAAAGCAAAGAATTTGTTGAAGCTGCAATACAAGATCAATTGAAG ATGGATTTCATTGACTTCTACGAATTTTGGAATG ATTACCAGGATAAATTCACAACATATGCAACCATGTTTCAAGATTCAACTTCAGACCCAAACTTGATAGTAGTTGCATTTAGAGGAACTGGCCCGTTTAATGCAAGCGATTGGATGACTGATGTCGATATCTCATGGTACGAGCTCGAAGACATAACacaaactaaaaccattggacGAATCCACGGCGGGTTCATGAAAGCACTCGGATTACAAAAGGGCAAAGGTTGGCCATCAGAACCCGAACCCCCACAAGATCAAACTGTTGAACACCCTTTTGCTTACTACAAGATCAGAGAAAAACTTAAAGAGCTTTTAGAAAGGAACCCAAATGCAAAGTTTATAGTAACGGGCCATAGTCTAGGAGGGGCGTTAGCTATCTTGTTTGCCGGAGTGCTTGGGTTACATGAAGAGACGTGGTTGTTGAAGAGGTTAGAAGGGGTTTACACATTTGGGCAACCAAGAGTAGGGGATGAGTCTTTTGGGAGATACATGATGAAGATTATTAAAGATCATAATGTGAGGTATTTTAGGTATGTTTATGGCAATGATATGGTACCTAGATTGCCTTACGATGATCGTTCTCTCTTCTTTAAGCATTTTGGGCCGAGTCTATACTTCAATAGCTTCTACAACGGCAAG GTGATGGAGGAAGAACCAAACAAGAACTACTTCTCACTAGTGTGGGTTATACCCAAGTATTTAAATGCGTTTTGGGAGATCATTAGGAGTTTCATTTTGCCATATTGGAAAGGCAAAGAATACAAGGAAAATCATATTGAGAGATTCTTTAGGATGGTTGGACTGATAATTCCAGGATTAGCAGCTCATGGTCCTAAAGACTATATTGATGTAACTCGACTCGGGACTGACCTTGTACCAACTATGTTGAACATGACTAATGATGGACAAGCGGTGCAAAAAAAGGACTAA